The Oryzias latipes chromosome 4, ASM223467v1 genome includes a window with the following:
- the osbpl9 gene encoding oxysterol-binding protein-related protein 9 isoform X6, producing MFNGARHFSEAEAGFVPSVQDFDKKLSEADAYLQILIDQLKLFDEKIKDSTDEESLAKIENLKETTCSMVESIKHCIVLLQIAKSTINPVDGIYQPPLEIPVVNTAMPTQAALPTDDSQVCKSDQRPSTLPVGPIVTVMGSLQTSTPNSTGSGPSGTSSGVASPAHIPLPSRSVPDFSYSSSEDEFYDADEFYQSTTSPKHCRDPSKPPGASPGASQESTLKRPNTTESLNSSMSNGTTDADQFDSHDDRDDDGEGESVEEHKSVIMHLLSQVRLGMDLTKVVLPTFILERRSLLEMYADFFAHPDLFVSIAEQPEPRERMVQVVKWYLSAFHAGRKGSVAKKPYNPILGEVFYCHWDLPSGAEEPAQHTETVSDGPVPWASTNSVCFVAEQVSHHPPISAFYAECLNRKIQFNAHIWTKSKFLGMSIGVHNIGQGCVSCLEHDEHYILTFPNGYGRSILTVPWVELGGECNISCSKSGYSANIVFHTKPFYGGKKHRITADIFAPNDKKSFCSIEGEWNGVMYAKWATGENTAFIDTKKIGTVKKKVRKLEDQLDFESRRLWRDVTVNLKLKDIDAATDAKHRLEEKQRAEARERKEKEQQWETRLFHEDGECWVYDEPLLKRLPSQRP from the exons ATGTTCAATGGAGCCAGGCACTTCTCT GAGGCAGAAGCAGGATTTGTTCCCAGTGTTCAAGACTTTGACAAGAAGTTATCTGAAGCTGACGCCTACCTTCAGATCCTGATTGACCAGTTAAAG CTGTTTGATGAGAAGATCAAGGACTCCACAGACGAGGAATCGCTGGCA aaaatagaaaatttgaAAGAGACGACTTGT aGTATGGTAGAGTCCATTAAACACTGCATTGTACTGCTGCAAATAGCCAAG AGCACCATCAACCCAGTGGATGGGATCTACCAGCCCCCCCTGGAGATTCCTGTAGTTAACACCGCCATGCCAACGCAGGCCGCCCTCCCCACAG ACGATTCTCAGGTGTGTAAATCCGACCAACGGCCCTCCACGCTACCCGTCGGTCCCATCGTCACGGTGATGGGCAGTTTACAGACCTCCACCCCCAACAGCACAG GGAGCGGGCCGTCCGGCACCAGCAGCGGCGTTGCCTCCCCGGCTCACATCCCTCTGCCCTCCCGGTCCGTGCCAGACTTCTCCTACTCCTCCAGCGAGGACGAGTTTTACGATGCCGACGAGTTTTACCAGAGCACCACTTCACCCAAACACTGCAGAGA TCCCTCCAAGCCTCCTGGAGCCTCGCCTGGTGCTAGCCAAGAATCAACGTTGAAACGGCCCAACACAACCGAGTCCCTGAACTCATCGATGTCCAATGGCACCACCGACGCAG ATCAGTTTGACAGCCATGATGACCGCGATGACGACGGGGAGGGCGAGTCTGTGGAAGAGCACAAGAGCGTCATCATGCATCTGCTCTCACAAGTTCGTCTGGGCATGGACCTCACAAAG GTGGTCCTGCCCACCTTCATCCTCGAGAGGAGATCTCTGCTAGAAATGTACGCAGACTTCTTTGCACATCCGGACTTGTTTGTAAG CATCGCCGAGCAGCCAGAGCCCAGAGAGCGGATGGTTCAGGTGGTCAAATGGTACCTTTCGGCGTTCCACGCCGGCCGGAAAGGCTCAGTGGCCAAGAAGCCCTACAACCCCATTCTGGGGGAAGTCTTCTACTGCCACTGGGATCTGCCCAGTGGGGCAGAGGAGCCCGCTCAGCACACG GAGACCGTATCAGACGGCCCAGTTCCCTGGGCTTCCACCAacagtgtgtgttttgtggCTGAACAGGTGTCTCACCACCCCCCCA TTTCTGCATTCTACGCAGAGTGTTTAAACAGGAAGATCCAGTTCAACGCTCACATCTGGACCAAGTCTAAGTTTCTTGGCATGTCGATTGGAGTCCACAACATTGGTCAAG gtTGCGTGTCCTGTTTGGAGCACGATGAACATTACATCCTCACCTTCCCTAACGGATACGGCAG GTCCATCCTCACGGTGCCGTGGGTGGAGCTGGGCGGGGAGTGCAACATCTCCTGCTCCAAGTCGGGCTACAGCGCCAACATCGTCTTCCACACCAAACCCTTCTATGGTGGGAAGAAGCACAGGATCACCGCTGACATATT TGCTCCAAACGACAAGAAGTCTTTCTGCTCCATTGAGGGAGAATGGAATGGAGTGATGTACGCCAAATGGGCCACTGGA GAAAACACGGCATTCATAGACACAAAGAAGATCGGGACCGTTAAGAAGAAAGTAAGGAAGCTGGAGGACCAGCTGGACTTTGAATCCCGGAG ACTGTGGAGAGACGTGACGGTGAACCTGAAGCTGAAGGACATCGATGCAGCGACAGACGCCAAACACAGACTGGAGGAGAAACAAAGAGCTGAAGCCAGAGAGAGGAAGGAGAAGGAGCAGCAGTGGGAGACCAGG CTGTTCCATGAAGACGGGGAGTGCTGGGTCTACGATGAGCCCCTCCTAAAGAGACTCCCCAGTCAGAGGCCCTGA
- the osbpl9 gene encoding oxysterol-binding protein-related protein 9 isoform X5 produces MFNGARHFSEAEAGFVPSVQDFDKKLSEADAYLQILIDQLKLFDEKIKDSTDEESLAKIENLKETTCSMVESIKHCIVLLQIAKDRSNEQQHANGLISTINPVDGIYQPPLEIPVVNTAMPTQAALPTDDSQVCKSDQRPSTLPVGPIVTVMGSLQTSTPNSTGSGPSGTSSGVASPAHIPLPSRSVPDFSYSSSEDEFYDADEFYQSTTSPKHCRDPSKPPGASPGASQESTLKRPNTTESLNSSMSNGTTDADQFDSHDDRDDDGEGESVEEHKSVIMHLLSQVRLGMDLTKVVLPTFILERRSLLEMYADFFAHPDLFVSIAEQPEPRERMVQVVKWYLSAFHAGRKGSVAKKPYNPILGEVFYCHWDLPSGAEEPAQHTETVSDGPVPWASTNSVCFVAEQVSHHPPISAFYAECLNRKIQFNAHIWTKSKFLGMSIGVHNIGQGCVSCLEHDEHYILTFPNGYGRSILTVPWVELGGECNISCSKSGYSANIVFHTKPFYGGKKHRITADIFAPNDKKSFCSIEGEWNGVMYAKWATGENTAFIDTKKIGTVKKKVRKLEDQLDFESRRLWRDVTVNLKLKDIDAATDAKHRLEEKQRAEARERKEKEQQWETRLFHEDGECWVYDEPLLKRLPSQRP; encoded by the exons ATGTTCAATGGAGCCAGGCACTTCTCT GAGGCAGAAGCAGGATTTGTTCCCAGTGTTCAAGACTTTGACAAGAAGTTATCTGAAGCTGACGCCTACCTTCAGATCCTGATTGACCAGTTAAAG CTGTTTGATGAGAAGATCAAGGACTCCACAGACGAGGAATCGCTGGCA aaaatagaaaatttgaAAGAGACGACTTGT aGTATGGTAGAGTCCATTAAACACTGCATTGTACTGCTGCAAATAGCCAAG GACCGAAGTAACGAACAGCAACACGCAAACGGACTTATa AGCACCATCAACCCAGTGGATGGGATCTACCAGCCCCCCCTGGAGATTCCTGTAGTTAACACCGCCATGCCAACGCAGGCCGCCCTCCCCACAG ACGATTCTCAGGTGTGTAAATCCGACCAACGGCCCTCCACGCTACCCGTCGGTCCCATCGTCACGGTGATGGGCAGTTTACAGACCTCCACCCCCAACAGCACAG GGAGCGGGCCGTCCGGCACCAGCAGCGGCGTTGCCTCCCCGGCTCACATCCCTCTGCCCTCCCGGTCCGTGCCAGACTTCTCCTACTCCTCCAGCGAGGACGAGTTTTACGATGCCGACGAGTTTTACCAGAGCACCACTTCACCCAAACACTGCAGAGA TCCCTCCAAGCCTCCTGGAGCCTCGCCTGGTGCTAGCCAAGAATCAACGTTGAAACGGCCCAACACAACCGAGTCCCTGAACTCATCGATGTCCAATGGCACCACCGACGCAG ATCAGTTTGACAGCCATGATGACCGCGATGACGACGGGGAGGGCGAGTCTGTGGAAGAGCACAAGAGCGTCATCATGCATCTGCTCTCACAAGTTCGTCTGGGCATGGACCTCACAAAG GTGGTCCTGCCCACCTTCATCCTCGAGAGGAGATCTCTGCTAGAAATGTACGCAGACTTCTTTGCACATCCGGACTTGTTTGTAAG CATCGCCGAGCAGCCAGAGCCCAGAGAGCGGATGGTTCAGGTGGTCAAATGGTACCTTTCGGCGTTCCACGCCGGCCGGAAAGGCTCAGTGGCCAAGAAGCCCTACAACCCCATTCTGGGGGAAGTCTTCTACTGCCACTGGGATCTGCCCAGTGGGGCAGAGGAGCCCGCTCAGCACACG GAGACCGTATCAGACGGCCCAGTTCCCTGGGCTTCCACCAacagtgtgtgttttgtggCTGAACAGGTGTCTCACCACCCCCCCA TTTCTGCATTCTACGCAGAGTGTTTAAACAGGAAGATCCAGTTCAACGCTCACATCTGGACCAAGTCTAAGTTTCTTGGCATGTCGATTGGAGTCCACAACATTGGTCAAG gtTGCGTGTCCTGTTTGGAGCACGATGAACATTACATCCTCACCTTCCCTAACGGATACGGCAG GTCCATCCTCACGGTGCCGTGGGTGGAGCTGGGCGGGGAGTGCAACATCTCCTGCTCCAAGTCGGGCTACAGCGCCAACATCGTCTTCCACACCAAACCCTTCTATGGTGGGAAGAAGCACAGGATCACCGCTGACATATT TGCTCCAAACGACAAGAAGTCTTTCTGCTCCATTGAGGGAGAATGGAATGGAGTGATGTACGCCAAATGGGCCACTGGA GAAAACACGGCATTCATAGACACAAAGAAGATCGGGACCGTTAAGAAGAAAGTAAGGAAGCTGGAGGACCAGCTGGACTTTGAATCCCGGAG ACTGTGGAGAGACGTGACGGTGAACCTGAAGCTGAAGGACATCGATGCAGCGACAGACGCCAAACACAGACTGGAGGAGAAACAAAGAGCTGAAGCCAGAGAGAGGAAGGAGAAGGAGCAGCAGTGGGAGACCAGG CTGTTCCATGAAGACGGGGAGTGCTGGGTCTACGATGAGCCCCTCCTAAAGAGACTCCCCAGTCAGAGGCCCTGA
- the osbpl9 gene encoding oxysterol-binding protein-related protein 9 isoform X2: protein MASIMEGPLSKWTNVMKGWQYRWFVLDYNAGLLSYYTSKDKMMRGSRRGCVRLKGAVIGIDDEDDSTFTITVDQKTFHFQARDADEREKWIHALEGTILRHTLQLQEAEAGFVPSVQDFDKKLSEADAYLQILIDQLKLFDEKIKDSTDEESLAKIENLKETTCSMVESIKHCIVLLQIAKSTINPVDGIYQPPLEIPVVNTAMPTQAALPTDDSQVCKSDQRPSTLPVGPIVTVMGSLQTSTPNSTGSGPSGTSSGVASPAHIPLPSRSVPDFSYSSSEDEFYDADEFYQSTTSPKHCRDPSKPPGASPGASQESTLKRPNTTESLNSSMSNGTTDADQFDSHDDRDDDGEGESVEEHKSVIMHLLSQVRLGMDLTKVVLPTFILERRSLLEMYADFFAHPDLFVSIAEQPEPRERMVQVVKWYLSAFHAGRKGSVAKKPYNPILGEVFYCHWDLPSGAEEPAQHTETVSDGPVPWASTNSVCFVAEQVSHHPPISAFYAECLNRKIQFNAHIWTKSKFLGMSIGVHNIGQGCVSCLEHDEHYILTFPNGYGRSILTVPWVELGGECNISCSKSGYSANIVFHTKPFYGGKKHRITADIFAPNDKKSFCSIEGEWNGVMYAKWATGENTAFIDTKKIGTVKKKVRKLEDQLDFESRRLWRDVTVNLKLKDIDAATDAKHRLEEKQRAEARERKEKEQQWETRLFHEDGECWVYDEPLLKRLPSQRP from the exons GGGGCTGTGATCGGCATTGATGACGAGGATGACAGCACCTTCACCATCACCGTGGACCAGAAGACTTTCCACTTCCAAG CCCGAGATGCAGACGAGCGGGAGAAGTGGATCCACGCCTTAGAGGGAACCATCCTCCGCCACACCCTCCAGCTGCAG GAGGCAGAAGCAGGATTTGTTCCCAGTGTTCAAGACTTTGACAAGAAGTTATCTGAAGCTGACGCCTACCTTCAGATCCTGATTGACCAGTTAAAG CTGTTTGATGAGAAGATCAAGGACTCCACAGACGAGGAATCGCTGGCA aaaatagaaaatttgaAAGAGACGACTTGT aGTATGGTAGAGTCCATTAAACACTGCATTGTACTGCTGCAAATAGCCAAG AGCACCATCAACCCAGTGGATGGGATCTACCAGCCCCCCCTGGAGATTCCTGTAGTTAACACCGCCATGCCAACGCAGGCCGCCCTCCCCACAG ACGATTCTCAGGTGTGTAAATCCGACCAACGGCCCTCCACGCTACCCGTCGGTCCCATCGTCACGGTGATGGGCAGTTTACAGACCTCCACCCCCAACAGCACAG GGAGCGGGCCGTCCGGCACCAGCAGCGGCGTTGCCTCCCCGGCTCACATCCCTCTGCCCTCCCGGTCCGTGCCAGACTTCTCCTACTCCTCCAGCGAGGACGAGTTTTACGATGCCGACGAGTTTTACCAGAGCACCACTTCACCCAAACACTGCAGAGA TCCCTCCAAGCCTCCTGGAGCCTCGCCTGGTGCTAGCCAAGAATCAACGTTGAAACGGCCCAACACAACCGAGTCCCTGAACTCATCGATGTCCAATGGCACCACCGACGCAG ATCAGTTTGACAGCCATGATGACCGCGATGACGACGGGGAGGGCGAGTCTGTGGAAGAGCACAAGAGCGTCATCATGCATCTGCTCTCACAAGTTCGTCTGGGCATGGACCTCACAAAG GTGGTCCTGCCCACCTTCATCCTCGAGAGGAGATCTCTGCTAGAAATGTACGCAGACTTCTTTGCACATCCGGACTTGTTTGTAAG CATCGCCGAGCAGCCAGAGCCCAGAGAGCGGATGGTTCAGGTGGTCAAATGGTACCTTTCGGCGTTCCACGCCGGCCGGAAAGGCTCAGTGGCCAAGAAGCCCTACAACCCCATTCTGGGGGAAGTCTTCTACTGCCACTGGGATCTGCCCAGTGGGGCAGAGGAGCCCGCTCAGCACACG GAGACCGTATCAGACGGCCCAGTTCCCTGGGCTTCCACCAacagtgtgtgttttgtggCTGAACAGGTGTCTCACCACCCCCCCA TTTCTGCATTCTACGCAGAGTGTTTAAACAGGAAGATCCAGTTCAACGCTCACATCTGGACCAAGTCTAAGTTTCTTGGCATGTCGATTGGAGTCCACAACATTGGTCAAG gtTGCGTGTCCTGTTTGGAGCACGATGAACATTACATCCTCACCTTCCCTAACGGATACGGCAG GTCCATCCTCACGGTGCCGTGGGTGGAGCTGGGCGGGGAGTGCAACATCTCCTGCTCCAAGTCGGGCTACAGCGCCAACATCGTCTTCCACACCAAACCCTTCTATGGTGGGAAGAAGCACAGGATCACCGCTGACATATT TGCTCCAAACGACAAGAAGTCTTTCTGCTCCATTGAGGGAGAATGGAATGGAGTGATGTACGCCAAATGGGCCACTGGA GAAAACACGGCATTCATAGACACAAAGAAGATCGGGACCGTTAAGAAGAAAGTAAGGAAGCTGGAGGACCAGCTGGACTTTGAATCCCGGAG ACTGTGGAGAGACGTGACGGTGAACCTGAAGCTGAAGGACATCGATGCAGCGACAGACGCCAAACACAGACTGGAGGAGAAACAAAGAGCTGAAGCCAGAGAGAGGAAGGAGAAGGAGCAGCAGTGGGAGACCAGG CTGTTCCATGAAGACGGGGAGTGCTGGGTCTACGATGAGCCCCTCCTAAAGAGACTCCCCAGTCAGAGGCCCTGA
- the osbpl9 gene encoding oxysterol-binding protein-related protein 9 isoform X1 yields MASIMEGPLSKWTNVMKGWQYRWFVLDYNAGLLSYYTSKDKMMRGSRRGCVRLKGAVIGIDDEDDSTFTITVDQKTFHFQARDADEREKWIHALEGTILRHTLQLQEAEAGFVPSVQDFDKKLSEADAYLQILIDQLKLFDEKIKDSTDEESLAKIENLKETTCSMVESIKHCIVLLQIAKDRSNEQQHANGLISTINPVDGIYQPPLEIPVVNTAMPTQAALPTDDSQVCKSDQRPSTLPVGPIVTVMGSLQTSTPNSTGSGPSGTSSGVASPAHIPLPSRSVPDFSYSSSEDEFYDADEFYQSTTSPKHCRDPSKPPGASPGASQESTLKRPNTTESLNSSMSNGTTDADQFDSHDDRDDDGEGESVEEHKSVIMHLLSQVRLGMDLTKVVLPTFILERRSLLEMYADFFAHPDLFVSIAEQPEPRERMVQVVKWYLSAFHAGRKGSVAKKPYNPILGEVFYCHWDLPSGAEEPAQHTETVSDGPVPWASTNSVCFVAEQVSHHPPISAFYAECLNRKIQFNAHIWTKSKFLGMSIGVHNIGQGCVSCLEHDEHYILTFPNGYGRSILTVPWVELGGECNISCSKSGYSANIVFHTKPFYGGKKHRITADIFAPNDKKSFCSIEGEWNGVMYAKWATGENTAFIDTKKIGTVKKKVRKLEDQLDFESRRLWRDVTVNLKLKDIDAATDAKHRLEEKQRAEARERKEKEQQWETRLFHEDGECWVYDEPLLKRLPSQRP; encoded by the exons GGGGCTGTGATCGGCATTGATGACGAGGATGACAGCACCTTCACCATCACCGTGGACCAGAAGACTTTCCACTTCCAAG CCCGAGATGCAGACGAGCGGGAGAAGTGGATCCACGCCTTAGAGGGAACCATCCTCCGCCACACCCTCCAGCTGCAG GAGGCAGAAGCAGGATTTGTTCCCAGTGTTCAAGACTTTGACAAGAAGTTATCTGAAGCTGACGCCTACCTTCAGATCCTGATTGACCAGTTAAAG CTGTTTGATGAGAAGATCAAGGACTCCACAGACGAGGAATCGCTGGCA aaaatagaaaatttgaAAGAGACGACTTGT aGTATGGTAGAGTCCATTAAACACTGCATTGTACTGCTGCAAATAGCCAAG GACCGAAGTAACGAACAGCAACACGCAAACGGACTTATa AGCACCATCAACCCAGTGGATGGGATCTACCAGCCCCCCCTGGAGATTCCTGTAGTTAACACCGCCATGCCAACGCAGGCCGCCCTCCCCACAG ACGATTCTCAGGTGTGTAAATCCGACCAACGGCCCTCCACGCTACCCGTCGGTCCCATCGTCACGGTGATGGGCAGTTTACAGACCTCCACCCCCAACAGCACAG GGAGCGGGCCGTCCGGCACCAGCAGCGGCGTTGCCTCCCCGGCTCACATCCCTCTGCCCTCCCGGTCCGTGCCAGACTTCTCCTACTCCTCCAGCGAGGACGAGTTTTACGATGCCGACGAGTTTTACCAGAGCACCACTTCACCCAAACACTGCAGAGA TCCCTCCAAGCCTCCTGGAGCCTCGCCTGGTGCTAGCCAAGAATCAACGTTGAAACGGCCCAACACAACCGAGTCCCTGAACTCATCGATGTCCAATGGCACCACCGACGCAG ATCAGTTTGACAGCCATGATGACCGCGATGACGACGGGGAGGGCGAGTCTGTGGAAGAGCACAAGAGCGTCATCATGCATCTGCTCTCACAAGTTCGTCTGGGCATGGACCTCACAAAG GTGGTCCTGCCCACCTTCATCCTCGAGAGGAGATCTCTGCTAGAAATGTACGCAGACTTCTTTGCACATCCGGACTTGTTTGTAAG CATCGCCGAGCAGCCAGAGCCCAGAGAGCGGATGGTTCAGGTGGTCAAATGGTACCTTTCGGCGTTCCACGCCGGCCGGAAAGGCTCAGTGGCCAAGAAGCCCTACAACCCCATTCTGGGGGAAGTCTTCTACTGCCACTGGGATCTGCCCAGTGGGGCAGAGGAGCCCGCTCAGCACACG GAGACCGTATCAGACGGCCCAGTTCCCTGGGCTTCCACCAacagtgtgtgttttgtggCTGAACAGGTGTCTCACCACCCCCCCA TTTCTGCATTCTACGCAGAGTGTTTAAACAGGAAGATCCAGTTCAACGCTCACATCTGGACCAAGTCTAAGTTTCTTGGCATGTCGATTGGAGTCCACAACATTGGTCAAG gtTGCGTGTCCTGTTTGGAGCACGATGAACATTACATCCTCACCTTCCCTAACGGATACGGCAG GTCCATCCTCACGGTGCCGTGGGTGGAGCTGGGCGGGGAGTGCAACATCTCCTGCTCCAAGTCGGGCTACAGCGCCAACATCGTCTTCCACACCAAACCCTTCTATGGTGGGAAGAAGCACAGGATCACCGCTGACATATT TGCTCCAAACGACAAGAAGTCTTTCTGCTCCATTGAGGGAGAATGGAATGGAGTGATGTACGCCAAATGGGCCACTGGA GAAAACACGGCATTCATAGACACAAAGAAGATCGGGACCGTTAAGAAGAAAGTAAGGAAGCTGGAGGACCAGCTGGACTTTGAATCCCGGAG ACTGTGGAGAGACGTGACGGTGAACCTGAAGCTGAAGGACATCGATGCAGCGACAGACGCCAAACACAGACTGGAGGAGAAACAAAGAGCTGAAGCCAGAGAGAGGAAGGAGAAGGAGCAGCAGTGGGAGACCAGG CTGTTCCATGAAGACGGGGAGTGCTGGGTCTACGATGAGCCCCTCCTAAAGAGACTCCCCAGTCAGAGGCCCTGA
- the osbpl9 gene encoding oxysterol-binding protein-related protein 9 isoform X4: MAFLRVPVRRASGGQRDRRAGWRSEAAASFTEAEAGFVPSVQDFDKKLSEADAYLQILIDQLKLFDEKIKDSTDEESLAKIENLKETTCSMVESIKHCIVLLQIAKDRSNEQQHANGLISTINPVDGIYQPPLEIPVVNTAMPTQAALPTDDSQVCKSDQRPSTLPVGPIVTVMGSLQTSTPNSTGSGPSGTSSGVASPAHIPLPSRSVPDFSYSSSEDEFYDADEFYQSTTSPKHCRDPSKPPGASPGASQESTLKRPNTTESLNSSMSNGTTDADQFDSHDDRDDDGEGESVEEHKSVIMHLLSQVRLGMDLTKVVLPTFILERRSLLEMYADFFAHPDLFVSIAEQPEPRERMVQVVKWYLSAFHAGRKGSVAKKPYNPILGEVFYCHWDLPSGAEEPAQHTETVSDGPVPWASTNSVCFVAEQVSHHPPISAFYAECLNRKIQFNAHIWTKSKFLGMSIGVHNIGQGCVSCLEHDEHYILTFPNGYGRSILTVPWVELGGECNISCSKSGYSANIVFHTKPFYGGKKHRITADIFAPNDKKSFCSIEGEWNGVMYAKWATGENTAFIDTKKIGTVKKKVRKLEDQLDFESRRLWRDVTVNLKLKDIDAATDAKHRLEEKQRAEARERKEKEQQWETRLFHEDGECWVYDEPLLKRLPSQRP, translated from the exons ATGGCTTTCCTTCGTGTCCCGGTGAGACGCGCCTCAGGAGGACAGAGGGACCGGAGAGCAGGGTGGAGATCCGAGGCGGCAGCATCCTTCACG GAGGCAGAAGCAGGATTTGTTCCCAGTGTTCAAGACTTTGACAAGAAGTTATCTGAAGCTGACGCCTACCTTCAGATCCTGATTGACCAGTTAAAG CTGTTTGATGAGAAGATCAAGGACTCCACAGACGAGGAATCGCTGGCA aaaatagaaaatttgaAAGAGACGACTTGT aGTATGGTAGAGTCCATTAAACACTGCATTGTACTGCTGCAAATAGCCAAG GACCGAAGTAACGAACAGCAACACGCAAACGGACTTATa AGCACCATCAACCCAGTGGATGGGATCTACCAGCCCCCCCTGGAGATTCCTGTAGTTAACACCGCCATGCCAACGCAGGCCGCCCTCCCCACAG ACGATTCTCAGGTGTGTAAATCCGACCAACGGCCCTCCACGCTACCCGTCGGTCCCATCGTCACGGTGATGGGCAGTTTACAGACCTCCACCCCCAACAGCACAG GGAGCGGGCCGTCCGGCACCAGCAGCGGCGTTGCCTCCCCGGCTCACATCCCTCTGCCCTCCCGGTCCGTGCCAGACTTCTCCTACTCCTCCAGCGAGGACGAGTTTTACGATGCCGACGAGTTTTACCAGAGCACCACTTCACCCAAACACTGCAGAGA TCCCTCCAAGCCTCCTGGAGCCTCGCCTGGTGCTAGCCAAGAATCAACGTTGAAACGGCCCAACACAACCGAGTCCCTGAACTCATCGATGTCCAATGGCACCACCGACGCAG ATCAGTTTGACAGCCATGATGACCGCGATGACGACGGGGAGGGCGAGTCTGTGGAAGAGCACAAGAGCGTCATCATGCATCTGCTCTCACAAGTTCGTCTGGGCATGGACCTCACAAAG GTGGTCCTGCCCACCTTCATCCTCGAGAGGAGATCTCTGCTAGAAATGTACGCAGACTTCTTTGCACATCCGGACTTGTTTGTAAG CATCGCCGAGCAGCCAGAGCCCAGAGAGCGGATGGTTCAGGTGGTCAAATGGTACCTTTCGGCGTTCCACGCCGGCCGGAAAGGCTCAGTGGCCAAGAAGCCCTACAACCCCATTCTGGGGGAAGTCTTCTACTGCCACTGGGATCTGCCCAGTGGGGCAGAGGAGCCCGCTCAGCACACG GAGACCGTATCAGACGGCCCAGTTCCCTGGGCTTCCACCAacagtgtgtgttttgtggCTGAACAGGTGTCTCACCACCCCCCCA TTTCTGCATTCTACGCAGAGTGTTTAAACAGGAAGATCCAGTTCAACGCTCACATCTGGACCAAGTCTAAGTTTCTTGGCATGTCGATTGGAGTCCACAACATTGGTCAAG gtTGCGTGTCCTGTTTGGAGCACGATGAACATTACATCCTCACCTTCCCTAACGGATACGGCAG GTCCATCCTCACGGTGCCGTGGGTGGAGCTGGGCGGGGAGTGCAACATCTCCTGCTCCAAGTCGGGCTACAGCGCCAACATCGTCTTCCACACCAAACCCTTCTATGGTGGGAAGAAGCACAGGATCACCGCTGACATATT TGCTCCAAACGACAAGAAGTCTTTCTGCTCCATTGAGGGAGAATGGAATGGAGTGATGTACGCCAAATGGGCCACTGGA GAAAACACGGCATTCATAGACACAAAGAAGATCGGGACCGTTAAGAAGAAAGTAAGGAAGCTGGAGGACCAGCTGGACTTTGAATCCCGGAG ACTGTGGAGAGACGTGACGGTGAACCTGAAGCTGAAGGACATCGATGCAGCGACAGACGCCAAACACAGACTGGAGGAGAAACAAAGAGCTGAAGCCAGAGAGAGGAAGGAGAAGGAGCAGCAGTGGGAGACCAGG CTGTTCCATGAAGACGGGGAGTGCTGGGTCTACGATGAGCCCCTCCTAAAGAGACTCCCCAGTCAGAGGCCCTGA